In Papaver somniferum cultivar HN1 chromosome 1, ASM357369v1, whole genome shotgun sequence, a genomic segment contains:
- the LOC113291599 gene encoding F-box/LRR-repeat protein 10-like yields the protein MEMTKSTAPEGQTLEYLPSVLLASIMTKLDVSSICSVASTCKTFNACASQILSFLPNFHLIDIAPPMKQLTPLLPTNPYLKSIRVDCKRLDDKAIDCLLKPSLEELYLYNCEDFSGKLLSRIGFQCSNLKSLYLGLVAEKRGRSIWVSDLEELLCGCSELESLSLMFDISMFLPDHSALAWTLASPNLVNLEIGEISSILMSEILSPTAERQQQLLPSEMRTPMLPNIQKLCITVDYVTDTLVGTISECLLNLTHLDLQDTPVIEPNSSFDLSNSGLQRINQHGRLKHLSLVRSQQYLRTYFRRVNDLGILYMADKCSNMESISLGGFCRVTDSGFRAILHSCANLQKLRVSRGTQLTDLVFHDISATSLSLTNVSLRWCNLLTDHAVVCLAYNMDLNVLDLRECRHLGDESLKAISVLLKLKTLLLDGSDITDTGLSYLGEGVLSSLTSLSVRGCRKLTYKCISSIFEGSSVRSLQNLDLSYLPNFSDNGILLLAKTRARIIELRMRGCPLIGDSSVMALASMQVEDGWWHGSSLRLMDLYECRGITQLSFRWLKKPYFPRLRWFGVTGSINAVMVEALKRSRPLLHIACRGEELGICHWDSSEGLYRHDREEVDELEQWLLEGENGTDYGTDFENDDGEGGMNEDYEGEGGPEIAVEINNGDDEMVELL from the exons atgGAGATGACAAAATCCACAGCACCAGAAGGTCAAACCTTAGAGTATTTACCATCTGTACTTTTAGCTTCAATAATGACCAAACTAGATGTCTCTTCGATCTGTTCTGTTGCTTCTACTTGTAAAACTTTTAATGCTTGTGCTTCTCAAATCCTTTCGTTTCTCCCTAATTTCCATCTCATT GATATAGCACCTCCAATGAAGCAGTTGACTCCTCTATTGCCTACAAATCCTTACTTAAAAAGTATTAGAGTTGACTGTAAACGACTTGATGATAAGGCTATTGATTGCTTACTGAAACCTTCTTTGGAGGAGCTTTATCTGTATAACTGTGAAGATTTCAGCGGAAAATTGCTTTCCAGAATTGGATTTCAGTGCAGCAATCTTAA GTCTCTCTACTTGGGTTTAGTGGCTGAGAAAAGAGGGCGAAGTATCTGGGTTTCTGATCTGGAGGAATTACTCTGTGGTTGTTCAGAGTTAGAA TCACTGAGCCTGATGTTTGATATCTCGATGTTTCTGCCGGATCATTCTGCTCTAGCATGGACACTTGCTTCGCCAAATCTTGTAAATCTTGAGATTGGTGAGATCTCTTCAATTCTGATGAGTGAAATACTTAGCCCCACTGCAGAACGTCAGCAGCAGCTGCTCCCATCTGAGATGCGGACACCCATGCTGCCCAACATCCAAAAGCTGTGTATTACAGTAGATTATGTTACAGATACTTTAGTTGGTACGATTAGTGAATGTCTGCTAAATTTAACTCATCTGGATCTTCAAGATACCCCTGTCATAGAGCCAAATTCCTCGTTCGACCTCAGCAACTCTGGTCTTCAAAGAATTAACCAGCATGGGAGATTAAAGCATCTCTCCTTGGTCCGGAGTCAACAATATCTCCGCACCTACTTCAGGCGAGTCAATGACCTTGGTATTCTCTACATGGCAGATAAGTGCTCGAATATGGAAAGCATCTCTCTTGGTGGTTTCTGTCGTGTTACAGATTCAGGTTTCAGGGCAATATTGCACTCATGTGCAAACCTTCAAAAATTGAGGGTCTCCCGTGGAACCCAGTTAACAGATTTGGTTTTCCATGACATATCTGCAACCTCTCTCTCTCTTACGAATGTTAGCTTGAGATGGTGCAATCTCTTAACCGACCATGCTGTCGTGTGCTTAGCATACAACATGGATCTCAATGTTCTAGACTTGAGAGAATGTCGACACCTAGGTGACGAATCGCTGAAAGCAATTAGTGTTCTTCTTAAGTTGAAGACGTTGCTGTTAGATGGCTCTGATATTACTGATACAGGATTGTCGTACTTGGGAGAGGGAGTACTGAGTTCGTTAACCTCTCTGTCTGTTAGAGGTTGCAGGAAACTtacgtacaagtgtatttcttCTATATTTGAGGGCTCTTCTGTTCGATCATTGCAGAACTTAGACCTCTCCTATCTTCCTAATTTCTCGGACAACGGGATTCTGTTACTTGCTAAAACTAGGGCGCGGATCATTGAATTACGTATGCGGGGGTGTCCGCTCATCGGCGACTCTTCGGTGATGGCATTGGCTTCGATGCAAGTTGAGGATGGTTGGTGGCACGGGAGTAGCTTGAGGTTGATGGATCTTTATGAATGCAGGGGAATTACACAACTCTCGTTTCGGTGGTTGAAGAAGCCCTACTTCCCAAGGTTGAGATGGTTTGGAGTGACAGGTAGTATAAATGCAGTTATGGTGGAGGCTCTAAAAAGGAGTCGGCCGTTGTTGCACATTGCTTGTCGCGGTGAGGAATTGGGAATATGTCACTGGGATAGCTCAGAGGGGTTGTACAGGCATGATCGTGAAGAAGTAGATGAGCTTGAACAATGGCTGCTTGAAGGTGAGAATGGGACTGATTATGGGACCGATTTTGAAAATGATGATGGTGAGGGCGGGATGAATGAGGATTACGAGGGTGAAGGTGGTCCAGAAATTGCAGTTGAGATTAATAATGGTGATGATGAAATGGTGGAATTGTTATAA